One genomic region from Nostoc sphaeroides encodes:
- a CDS encoding NAD(P)/FAD-dependent oxidoreductase: MREILYLEVPTSDIATVRSWLQTDFEPGNGEKVLTSEGFRLKISSATTTAGVALSENLPAELSVFVWSVQRTTYLKVFRWAEQPFPKEGQILQRLTKEIRSRFPHHYPEPPAIDLSKQSIFAALGSAYPLTVKYFQKMPNGEYDLTRAYWWEQRWREGVRNPQQPRQVVFSSRGDRGLGTGDWGKGNPNTQSPIPNPHYDIIYIGGALGAIHAALMAKLGYKVLLLERMPFGRMNREWNISRDEIQSLVNLGLVTPAELETIIAREYKDGFNKFFDANNPAKLRSPVLHTPTVLNLGLDSEKWLQMCGQKLQAAGGDIWDETEFIRADIDISQVIVKVKHLPSQVEKQVSGRLLIDAMGTASPIAWQLNGGRAFDSVCPTVGAAIESGFEPEVWDSQYGDVLYSHGDISRGRQLIWELFPGAGEELTIYLFHYHEVNAENPGSLLEMYEDFFTILPEYRRCDMDKLVWKKPTFGYIPGHFSVGSSDRTVAFDRLIAIGDAASLQSPLVFTGFGSLVRNLERLTTLLDTALKHDLLSFRHLNQIRAYQSNVSVTWLFSKGMMVPTGKFLPPQRINSMLNTFFGLLADEPQEVADNFIKDRCDWLTFNRLALKAARKNPALLLWIWELAGPRDLGRWLGSYFNFGRHALISALLSPWFGRFLNRVGFWLEPRNPGLWLWLLAINYAIATGKPRSRAQVVKANPEAIIPKSEVRISH; this comes from the coding sequence ATGAGAGAAATCCTTTATTTAGAAGTTCCAACTTCGGATATAGCAACTGTTCGTAGCTGGTTACAAACAGATTTTGAACCCGGAAATGGAGAAAAAGTGCTTACTTCGGAAGGCTTTCGCCTTAAAATCTCCAGTGCTACTACAACTGCTGGGGTGGCTCTTTCGGAAAACTTGCCTGCGGAACTTTCGGTATTTGTCTGGTCGGTGCAACGAACTACTTATCTGAAAGTGTTTCGTTGGGCAGAACAACCCTTTCCCAAAGAGGGGCAGATTTTGCAACGCCTAACCAAAGAAATTAGAAGCCGTTTTCCGCATCATTACCCAGAACCGCCAGCGATTGATTTATCTAAGCAATCAATATTTGCAGCATTAGGCTCTGCTTACCCCCTCACCGTCAAGTATTTTCAGAAAATGCCCAACGGTGAATACGATCTAACGCGTGCCTACTGGTGGGAACAGCGATGGCGCGAAGGAGTACGGAATCCTCAACAGCCGCGTCAGGTGGTGTTTTCCAGTCGAGGGGACAGGGGACTAGGGACTGGGGACTGGGGAAAAGGTAATCCCAATACCCAATCCCCAATCCCTAATCCCCACTACGACATCATCTACATCGGTGGCGCACTAGGCGCAATTCATGCAGCATTGATGGCAAAACTCGGATATAAAGTCCTGCTGCTGGAACGAATGCCCTTTGGGCGGATGAACCGAGAATGGAATATTTCCCGCGATGAGATTCAAAGCTTAGTTAACCTGGGTTTAGTCACCCCCGCTGAGTTAGAAACCATCATTGCTAGGGAATACAAAGACGGATTCAATAAGTTTTTTGATGCTAATAATCCAGCCAAACTGCGATCGCCCGTCCTCCACACACCCACAGTCCTAAATTTAGGTTTAGATTCCGAAAAATGGCTCCAAATGTGTGGGCAAAAACTGCAAGCGGCAGGCGGTGATATCTGGGATGAAACAGAGTTTATCCGTGCAGATATTGATATATCACAAGTTATTGTCAAAGTCAAGCACTTACCCAGTCAGGTTGAGAAGCAAGTAAGTGGAAGATTGCTAATAGATGCAATGGGAACTGCATCGCCCATCGCTTGGCAATTAAATGGTGGTCGTGCTTTTGATAGTGTCTGTCCCACGGTGGGAGCGGCAATTGAGAGCGGATTTGAGCCGGAAGTATGGGATTCCCAGTATGGGGACGTGCTTTACAGTCATGGGGATATTTCGCGGGGAAGGCAGTTGATTTGGGAACTGTTTCCTGGGGCAGGTGAGGAACTGACGATTTATTTATTTCATTACCATGAGGTGAATGCTGAAAATCCCGGTTCCTTGCTAGAGATGTACGAGGACTTTTTCACGATTTTGCCAGAGTATCGCAGGTGCGATATGGACAAATTGGTGTGGAAAAAGCCGACATTTGGGTATATACCAGGGCATTTTAGTGTGGGAAGTAGCGATCGCACAGTTGCCTTTGATCGATTGATTGCGATCGGTGATGCTGCATCACTCCAGTCTCCCCTCGTCTTCACCGGTTTTGGTTCGCTAGTTCGCAACTTAGAGCGTTTAACAACCCTGTTGGATACTGCTCTCAAACATGACTTGTTGAGTTTTCGCCACTTGAACCAAATTCGTGCTTACCAAAGCAACGTTTCCGTCACTTGGTTATTTTCCAAAGGCATGATGGTACCCACTGGGAAATTTTTACCACCCCAGCGCATTAACTCCATGCTCAACACCTTCTTTGGACTATTAGCAGACGAACCCCAAGAAGTAGCAGATAACTTTATTAAAGATAGGTGTGATTGGTTAACCTTTAATCGGCTAGCACTTAAAGCTGCTAGGAAAAATCCCGCCTTACTTTTATGGATTTGGGAACTTGCTGGCCCTAGAGATTTAGGGCGATGGCTTGGTAGTTATTTCAACTTCGGTCGTCATGCCCTGATTAGTGCTTTGCTGAGTCCGTGGTTCGGTCGCTTCTTGAACCGGGTAGGTTTTTGGCTAGAACCCCGGAATCCTGGCTTGTGGCTGTGGCTGTTGGCGATTAATTATGCGATCGCCACAGGCAAACCGCGATCGCGTGCTCAAGTAGTAAAAGCCAACCCAGAAGCCATAATTCCGAAGTCAGAAGTAAGAATTAGTCATTAG
- a CDS encoding cupin domain-containing protein → MRHLTETLLQKQAQNICLESELFSIPMEDCQKFYCQRFLEATKLDYTMAVHPSSAYWVINSIKVNESEKDTHFLFVSEGEVTLNSNNGEFLLRKNCFAAVPGNFSLDGTAQVLVATRLNYTGLFTIGGPIEPLGRLNYIDGCSSTVLINPLKRGEPCLNFLYVPPGVSQTPHTHPSLRIGLVAAGSGTCQVDEGTFKMEPGTVFCLPENKLHSFSAIDDSLRIIIYHPDSDVGPTDDSHTMLNNTFVGEKSAKVLDAIRTK, encoded by the coding sequence ATGCGACACTTAACCGAAACGCTATTACAAAAACAAGCCCAAAATATTTGTCTTGAGTCCGAACTATTTAGCATTCCTATGGAAGATTGCCAGAAGTTCTACTGTCAGCGATTCCTAGAAGCGACAAAACTTGACTACACAATGGCAGTCCATCCATCAAGTGCTTATTGGGTTATCAATTCTATCAAAGTTAATGAGAGTGAAAAAGACACGCACTTTCTATTTGTGTCAGAGGGCGAAGTTACCCTCAACAGCAATAATGGAGAGTTCTTATTGCGAAAAAACTGCTTTGCCGCAGTTCCAGGGAACTTTTCTTTAGATGGTACAGCCCAAGTGTTAGTCGCAACGCGACTCAACTACACTGGACTTTTCACAATTGGGGGGCCTATTGAACCGTTAGGGCGATTGAATTATATTGATGGCTGCTCTTCAACAGTTCTGATTAATCCTTTAAAACGTGGAGAACCTTGCTTGAATTTCCTCTACGTTCCTCCAGGTGTATCGCAAACTCCCCATACCCATCCCTCATTGCGGATCGGGCTTGTCGCTGCGGGTAGTGGAACTTGTCAGGTGGACGAAGGAACGTTCAAAATGGAGCCGGGAACGGTCTTCTGTCTTCCAGAAAACAAGTTACATAGCTTCAGTGCAATTGACGATTCCTTAAGAATCATTATCTATCATCCAGATTCTGATGTAGGCCCAACTGATGATTCCCATACGATGTTGAATAATACTTTTGTTGGAGAAAAGTCAGCCAAAGTTCTGGATGCGATTAGAACCAAATAA